The Streptomyces sp. R28 region TGAACCACCCGTGGGGGGTTGGAAAAGGCCGGGGCTCATTCGTTCCGTGGGGAACCGGGGCGGACGGGCGTTGGTGAATTCGCGCTCCCCGCACTCGCGTCGAAGAGGTACGCACCAAGTCGTTCTCCCTTTTCGGCGACCGGACTTCTGAGTCATGCGCGTGGGAAGGAATCCGTTCAGTGCCCACCCCCCACCCCCCTCGCCCTCCTTACCCCCCGCCAGGCGGGGTTCCCGAGGAATCCGACGAAGGTATCGCCGCCCGGCTGCGGGGCCGTCCGGACGGCGAGGCCGCTCCGTCCGTCGCGCTGCTCATGGCGCGGCACTGGCCACCGGCCCACGCATACGCGGTGATCTGTCTCGCATCCGCGGAGGGCGTCGCCGACATGGTCACCGCCGCTGCCTTCCACCAGGTCCTAGACCGCCTGGCGCTGGGCGAACCGGCCACCGCGCTGCGGCCCCGGCTGCTCGTGGCCGTCCGGGACACAGTCCGGCAGTGGTCGGCCGAAGAGCGAATATCGGACGTTCTGCCGGAGCTGGGGAAACCTGCGGGCGGTCGCGGTATGCGTACCGCGAAGTCCATGACGCCCGAAAATCGGAAGCTCGCCGATCGGTCATTCCAGGCGCTTCCGGGACTTGCCCGGTGTCTGCTCTGGCACACCGAGGTCGAGGCCGAGCCGTTAAGCGTCCCCGCCGGTCTGCTGGGCATGGATACCGTTACCGCCTCGGCCGCGCTCGAACAGGCGCGTGATAAATTCCGCGAAGGTTGTGTACATGCCCATCGGGAACTCGCGCCGACGAAGGATTGCCGGTTCTACAACCGCCTCCTCGACGTCCCGATTCGCCGGGGCGGCGCTCTGCTGCCGGATGTCCAGCAGCATCTGACGGAGTGCCGCTACTGCCGTAACGCCGCCGAACAACTGAGCCATTTCGAGGGCGGGTTGGGTGTGCTCATCGCCGAGGCGGTGCTCGGCTGGGGCGCACGCCGCTATCTCGACACCAGACCCGGCCGCACCCAGAGCGACGGACCCGACACCCGCGGCTCCGCCCGGCACGGCTCGGGACGCCGCCGCCTGCTGCCGCGGATCCCCGCGCAGGTCCGCAGGGTGCCCGGCGGACCGCGCTCCTCGCGGACGCTGCTCACGGGGGTTGGCGTGGCCTCAGCAGGGCTGATCGCGATCATGCTCGTGGCAGGCCTGCTGTCGGACGACGACGGGGTCGACCCGGCCGCCTCCGCCACCGGCGGCGGTACCGGACCCCAAGCGCCCCCCGCGGTCTCCTCCTCACCGCCCGGCACGGCCCAGCTGCCCAACACGCCACGGCAGACCAGGCTGCGCAACGACGAAGCCGGCCTGTGCCTCGACATCCGGGGCGAGCCGAAGGCCGGGGCCGGCACCGAACTGGCCGAGTGCTCCTCGGACGACACCCAGCAGTGGTCGTACGAGAAGGACGGCGTGCTGCGCAGCGTGGCGGACTCCGACCTGTGTCTGGACTCGCACGTGGACGCGGGCGTGGTGATCCTCGGCAAGTGCGTGGACGACGACTCGAAGCGGGCCGACGACGTGCGCTACGACCTCACCGTGCAGGGCGAGTTGCTGCCCCGCTGGGACGAGCAGCTCGCCCTGACGTTCGCCACGGCGGACGCGGGCGCCGACATCGTCGTCAAGGTCCGCGACGGCTCCGACGAACAGCGCTGGCTGACCGATCCCGTGGCCTCGGCGAACCCCGGGTCGCTGTCGAGCGCGGAGACCGAGACGCCGACGGCGCGGGCGGTGCGGTTGGCGGCTGAGGAGGCGTAGGCGCGGGCGAGGCGGGGGCCGCGCTCGACAGGCGGGCTTGGCTGTCGGGGGTGGCTTCTTCCGGACCGGACCGGCGGCGAGACCGGTTTGGCCGGCTGTCGGCCGCAGCGGATGTGGAGAGGCTGCACTGCCGCCTGCCGCCTGCCGCCTGCCGCCTGCCGCCTGCCGCCTTCCGTCACCGGAATTCGGCAGGGCGACCTGCGCGAC contains the following coding sequences:
- a CDS encoding RICIN domain-containing protein, which produces MPTPHPPRPPYPPPGGVPEESDEGIAARLRGRPDGEAAPSVALLMARHWPPAHAYAVICLASAEGVADMVTAAAFHQVLDRLALGEPATALRPRLLVAVRDTVRQWSAEERISDVLPELGKPAGGRGMRTAKSMTPENRKLADRSFQALPGLARCLLWHTEVEAEPLSVPAGLLGMDTVTASAALEQARDKFREGCVHAHRELAPTKDCRFYNRLLDVPIRRGGALLPDVQQHLTECRYCRNAAEQLSHFEGGLGVLIAEAVLGWGARRYLDTRPGRTQSDGPDTRGSARHGSGRRRLLPRIPAQVRRVPGGPRSSRTLLTGVGVASAGLIAIMLVAGLLSDDDGVDPAASATGGGTGPQAPPAVSSSPPGTAQLPNTPRQTRLRNDEAGLCLDIRGEPKAGAGTELAECSSDDTQQWSYEKDGVLRSVADSDLCLDSHVDAGVVILGKCVDDDSKRADDVRYDLTVQGELLPRWDEQLALTFATADAGADIVVKVRDGSDEQRWLTDPVASANPGSLSSAETETPTARAVRLAAEEA